In Peromyscus maniculatus bairdii isolate BWxNUB_F1_BW_parent chromosome 21, HU_Pman_BW_mat_3.1, whole genome shotgun sequence, one DNA window encodes the following:
- the LOC102915554 gene encoding butyrophilin-like protein 1 — MKGSPVLPLARCLLPLLLLVSTGVSGEVSQFSVRGPAEPIMVLLGTDATLPCQLSPVQSASGMHVRWYRAQLTPAVLVVHDGQEQEDVQMPEYRGRTQLARDAIATGNVALQIQQVQASDNGLYHCQVTYGFTSQEATVELHVIGLGSAPLVRMTGVETNGIRVSCSSSGWFPKPTVQWRDTQGNILPSSSESQAQDRDGLFRVETSLLVTDRAVGDVICFIQNPLHDQEKAKTISLPEPFFPRNSPWRTALACLLPILLVLFSGTSLACWKEHRAKRREMDKNSEEWHKMNQMSQEMKTALKNRDELQADLDRRKALYLEDWKKALLYPDWRKELFQLAPVMINHEVPHQDKSGPKTEESSREETADPSLSNPQVDHNIITLYQEGFMLGRYYWEVDIGDTEEWTLGVYELYTQDAPPRDSVKKFRVLEKKGDKYRALTFCSQNVSREEALLLDTRPLKIAIFLDHEDNDLSFYNMTDETHIFSFTQAGFQGSLYPYFKHNRMDLSPSHSPK; from the exons ATGAAGGGCTCCCCAGTTCTCCCTCTAGCTCgctgtctcctccctctgctcctcctggtGTCCACCGGCGTCTCAGGAG AAGTGTCTCAGTTTTCTGTGAGGGGACCAGCTGAGCCCATCATGGTCCTGCTGGGGACTGATGCCACCCTGCCCTGCCAGCTGTCACCTGTACAGAGTGCATCCGGCATGCACGTCCGCTGGTACCGTGCCCAGCTCACCCCGGCTGTGCTGGTGGTCCATGACGGGCAGGAGCAAGAGGATGTGCAGATGCCTGAGTACCGAGGCAGGACCCAGCTGGCGAGAGACGCCATCGCCACGGGAAATGTGGCTCTGCAGATACAGCAGGTCCAGGCCTCTGACAACGGCCTCTATCACTGTCAAGTCACGTATGGCTTCACCTCCCAAGAGGCCACCGTGGAGCTGCATGTCATAG GGTTAGGCTCTGCCCCTCTTGTTCGAATGACAGGGGTTGAGACCAATGGGATCCGAGTGTCCTGTTCCTCAAGTGGCTGGTTCCCAAAACCCACCGTCCAATGGAGAGACACTCAGGGGAACATTCTACCGTCCTCCTCTGAATCACAGGCCCAAGACAGAGACGGGCTCTTCCGCGTGGAAACATCTCTTTTGGTCACAGATAGAGCTGTGGGTGATGTGATCTGCTTCATCCAAAATCCCCTCCATGACCAGGAGAAAGCAAAGACCATCTCCCTCCCAG AGCCCTTCTTCCCCAGGAATTCTCCATGGAGAACAGCGCTGGCTTGCTTGCTCCCCATACTATTGGTCCTGTTCAGTGGGACCAGCCTTGCCTGCTGGAAAGAGCATCGAGCCAAAAGGCGAGAGATGGATAAAAACTCAGAAGAATGGCACAAAATGAATCAGATGAGCCAGGAAATGAAAACCGCCCTGAAGAACAGAG ATGAGCTCCAGGCCGACCTGG ATCGGCGGAAGGCGCTGTACCTAGAAG ATTGGAAGAAAGCCCTGCTGTACCCTG ACTGGAGGAAGGAACTGTTCCAGCTGG ctCCTGTGATGATAAATCATGAAGTACCTCACCAGGACAAATCTGGCCCAAAGACagaagagagcagcagagaggagacagcgGATCCATCCCTCAGCAACCCGCAAGTAGACCACAACATCATCACACTGTACCAGGAAGGCTTCATGTTGGGGAGATACTACTGGGAGGTGGATATCGGGGACACTGAGGAGTGGACACTAGGCGTTTATGAGCTGTACACTCAGGATGCACCACCCAGAGACTCAGTGAAGAAATTCAGAGTCTTGGAGAAGAAGGGAGACAAATACAGGGCTCTTACCTTCTGTTCCCAAAACGTTTCTCGGGAAGAGGCTCTGCTGCTGGACACTCGTCCACTGAAGATTGCAATCTTCTTGGATCACGAGGACAATGACCTTTCTTTCTACAACATGACTGATGAGACCCACATCTTCTCCTTCACCCAGGCCGGTTTCCAGGGATCACTCTATCCTTACTTCAAACATAATCGCATGGACCTCTCTCCATCACACAGTCCCAAGTGA